Within the Dehalococcoidia bacterium genome, the region TCCGTTCAGGTCTTTCACAGGCAACCGCACGAATGTCGAGATCGAGGCGGCGACGGTGGCCGACCTGCTCGCGCGCATGGACGAGAAGTACCCGGGCTTCCGCAACCTTTGCAGCGACGAGCACGGCGGCATCCCGCGGCACATCAACATTTACGTGAATAACAAGGAGATCAGCACCCTTGACGGCCCCGACACCCGCCTCGCCGACGGGGACCAGGTGGCGGTCATACCAGCACTCGCGGGAGGTAATACGAGATGACGGACGACAACCGGGCACGCGACTCCCTTGCCCTCACGCCCGAGCGCGTCACCCGCTACTCGCGGCACATCATCATGAACCAGGTCGGGAGCATCGGTCAGCGCAAG harbors:
- a CDS encoding MoaD/ThiS family protein, with product MPVNVYIPTPFRSFTGNRTNVEIEAATVADLLARMDEKYPGFRNLCSDEHGGIPRHINIYVNNKEISTLDGPDTRLADGDQVAVIPALAGGNTR